In one Ananas comosus cultivar F153 linkage group 12, ASM154086v1, whole genome shotgun sequence genomic region, the following are encoded:
- the LOC109718476 gene encoding terpene synthase 10-like: MQERDAKRLDELKMEVARMINEETVVVDDKLELIDALQQLGIDYHFEKEIKHALDSIFSKFDDIRMETKDNAYIIALLFRLLRGHGFRVSQDIFDQFKDEKGSFKSNLSNQIKNLLSLYEASYLAVDGEDTLIEARNFTIQHLKNFLSCSSHDSRKLRDYVVNALEQPLQWRVERFYTRWFIDAYEKEEKIRPQLLEFAKLDFNVVQNTYKRELKEVSRMKNFGNFRWWSNLRLWEKLPFSRERLAENYLWSVGWAFEPKHSTFRLAQTKANSLITAIDDVYDVYGFLDELELFTEAVDRWDALDIKQLPEYMRLCFLALFNTTNYTAYETMREKGLNILPFLKRAWTDLCKAYLVEAKWYNKGYIPTLEEYLQNGLFSSSGHVILSYAYCLVPDLTQHDLDLFQNYPELVQWSSMLLRLYNDLGTSKPEHQRGDVAKSINCCMHHEGITEAAARERIKELIYDCLKKLNGARRVDSTFNKNFADIAMNLPRTAHSFYIYGDGYGSSEGETKDMIISLLIEPVQI, translated from the exons ATGCaa GAGCGAGACGCAAAGAGATTGGACGAGTTGAAGATGGAAGTGGCGCGCATGATAAATGAGGAAACAGTGGTTGTCGATGATAAGCTTGAGCTCATTGATGCATTGCAACAACTCGGGATTGATTATCACTTTGAGAAGGAGATAAAGCATGCACTGGACTCTATATTTAGCAAATTTGATGACATACGCATGGAGACGAAGGATAATGCCTACATAATCGCACTCTTATTCAGGCTTCTTAGAGGACATGGATTTAGAGTTTCACAAg ATATTTTTGATCAGTTTAAAGATGAGAAGGGcagcttcaaatccaacttgagcaatcaaattaaaaatttgttgaGTTTGTACGAGGCTTCTTATCTGGCAGTGGATGGAGAAGATACATTAATTGAGGCGCGGAATTTTACAATTCAGCACCTCAAAAATTTCTTATCATGTTCATCACATGATAGCCGTAAGTTAAGAGATTATGTGGTCAATGCATTAGAGCAACCACTACAATGGCGTGTTGAGAGATTTTACACGAGATGGTTTATCGACGCGTacgagaaagaagagaagataaGGCCTCAACTTCTCGAGTTCGCGAAGTTGGACTTCAATGTGGTTCAAAACACGTACAAGAGAGAGCTCAAGGAAGTGTCAAG GATGAAAAATTTTGGAAATTTCAGATGGTGGTCCAATCTGAGATTATGGGAGAAGCTTCCTTTCAGTAGAGAAAGATTGGCGGAGAACTATTTATGGTCCGTTGGTTGGGCTTTCGAACCGAAGCATTCGACCTTCAGGCTGGCACAAACAAAGGCTAACTCTCTCATTACTGCAATCGATGATGTCTACGATGTTTACGGCTTTCTCGATGAGCTTGAGCTTTTCACTGAAGCAGTAGACag ATGGGATGCACTTGATATTAAGCAATTGCCCGAGTATATGAGATTATGTTTTTTAGCACTCTTCAACACAACAAATTATACAGCTTATGAGACAATGAGAGAGAAAGGCCTCAATATCCTTCCATTCCTAAAAAGAGCg TGGACAGATTTATGCAAAGCATATTTGGTCGAAGCAAAGTGGTACAACAAAGGCTACATACCAACACTGGAGGAGTACTTGCAAAATGGATTGTTTTCTTCATCTGGCCATGTTATTCTATCTTATGCTTATTGTCTTGTCCCAGATCTCACTCAACATGATCTAGATCTCTTCCAGAATTATCCAGAACTCGTGCAGTGGTCGTCGATGCTTCTCCGACTCTACAATGACCTCGGTACATCCAAA CCCGAGCACCAGCGAGGCGATGTCGCGAAATCCATCAACTGCTGCATGCACCACGAAGGGATCACGGAGGCTGCTGCTCGTGAACGCATAAAAGAACTGATTTATGACTGCTTGAAAAAATTAAACGGAGCGCGCCGAGTGGACTCCACTTTCAACAAAAACTTTGCAGACATCGCCATGAACTTGCCACGGACAGCGCACAGTTTTTACATTTATGGAGATGGGTATGGATCATCAGAGGGAGAAACAAAAGATATGATCATCTCTTTGTTGATTGAACCCGTTCAAATTTGA